A genome region from Pelodiscus sinensis isolate JC-2024 chromosome 27, ASM4963464v1, whole genome shotgun sequence includes the following:
- the LOC102452231 gene encoding potassium voltage-gated channel subfamily A member 2 has translation MTVATGDPTDEAAALAGHPQDTYNPETDHECCERVVINISGLRFETQLKTLAQFPETLLGDPKKRMRYFDPLRNEYFFDRNRPSFDAILYYYQSGGRLRRPVNVPLDIFSEEIRFYELGEEAMEMFREDEGYIKEEERPLPENEFQRQVWLLFEYPESSGPARIIAIVSVMVILISIVSFCLETLPVFRDENDDMHGSGVSHHPYSNSTMGYQKSTSFTDPFFIVETLCIIWFSFEFLVRFFACPSKAGFFTNIMNIIDIVAIIPYFITLGTELAEKPEDGQQGQQAMSLAILRVIRLVRVFRIFKLSRHSKGLQILGQTLKASMRELGLLIFFLFIGVILFSSAVYFAEADESESQFPSIPDAFWWAVVSMTTVGYGDMVPTTIGGKIVGSLCAIAGVLTIALPVPVIVSNFNYFYHRETEGEEQAQYLQVTSCPKIPSSPDLKKSRSASTISKSDYMEIQEGVNNSNEDFREENLKTANCTLANTNYVNITKMLTDV, from the coding sequence ATGACAGTTGCTACTGGAGATCCCACAGATGAAGCAGCAGCCTTGGCAGGCCATCCGCAGGACACCTATAACCCTGAAACGGATCATGAGTGCTGCGAGAGGGTGGTCATTAACATCTCAGGGCTGCGCTTTGAAACCCAGCTCAAGACTCTAGCTCAGTTTCCAGAGACCTTACTAGGGGACCCAAAAAAGAGAATGAGATATTTCGATCCTCTCCGTAATGAGTATTTTTTTGACCGGAACAGACCCAGTTTCGATGCTATTTTGTACTATTACCAATCGGGTGGTAGGTTGAGGAGGCCAGTTAATGTGCCCTTGGACATCTTCTCGGAGGAGATCAGGTTCTATGAACTTGGGGAAGAAGCCATGGAGATGTTTCGAGAGGATGAAGGCTACATTAAGGAAGAAGAAAGACCTTTACCGGAGAACGAGTTTCAGAGACAAGTGTGGCTGCTATTCGAGTATCCAGAAAGCTCAGGGCCGGCTAGGATTATAGCTATTGTCTCCGTCATGGTGATTTTAATCTCCATCGTGAGCTTTTGCCTGGAAACCCTGCCTGTTTTTCGGGATGAGAACGACGACATGCATGGCAGCGGGGTAAGCCACCACCCTTATTCCAACAGTACCATGGGCTATCAGAAGTCCACCTCTTTCACAGACCCTTTCTTTATAGTAGAGACTCTTTGCATCATTTGGTTCTCCTTCGAGTTCCTGGTAAGGTTTTTCGCCTGCCCCAGCAAGGCCGGGTTTTTTACCAACATCATGAACATCATTGACATTGTCGCCATCATCCCCTATTTCATCACCCTAGGGACTGAACTGGCTGAGAAACCAGAGGATGGCCAACAAGGGCAGCAGGCCATGTCCCTGGCTATCCTCCGAGTCATCCGCTTGGTGCGGGTTTTTAGGATCTTCAAACTATCCAGGCACTCCAAAGGGCTGCAGATCCTGGGGCAGACACTCAAGGCCAGCATGCGAGAACTAGGCCTCTTGATATTCTTCCTCTTCATTGGTGTCATCCTCTTCTCCAGTGCCGTCTACTTTGCAGAAGCTGATGAGAGCGAGTCTCAGTTTCCCAGCATCCCGGATGCATTCTGGTGGGCTGTGGTTTCCATGACCACAGTTGGCTATGGAGACATGGTCCCCACCACCATCGGTGGGAAAATAGTTGGCTCCTTGTGCGCCATTGCGGGTGTGTTAACGATTGCCTTACCAGTGCCGGTCATAGTGTCCAACTTCAACTACTTCTATCACCGCGAGACGGAAGGAGAGGAGCAAGCCCAATATTTGCAAGTGACCAGCTGCCCAAAGATCCCTTCTTCCCCTGACCTCaagaaaagcagaagtgcctCCACTATTAGTAAGTCTGATTATATGGAGATACAGGAAGGTGTAAACAACAGTAATGAAGACTTTAGAGAGGAGAACTTGAAGACAGCCAATTGCACCCTGGCTAACACAAATTACGTTAATATCACCAAAATGCTAACCGATGTCTAG